A window of the Hordeum vulgare subsp. vulgare chromosome 5H, MorexV3_pseudomolecules_assembly, whole genome shotgun sequence genome harbors these coding sequences:
- the LOC123397963 gene encoding purple acid phosphatase 22-like: MCAAFRVAASLIRVLYHVAAGSVLGVARVLFAAANERCLRCMSQAALGRSVTGTFCGDLLVGAMAQSWRVLMQGLTSLVFLCARADEYVRPPPSPLVLTAHDKPAAHPQQVHISTVGSDRMRISWVTDDRNAPSVVEYGKSRGNYTVSTTGGHATYRYFFYKSGAIHHVTIGPLSPSTTYHYRCGKAGDEFTLRTPPASLPIELVVIGDLGQTGWTASTLSHIGGADYDMLLLPGDLSYADTQQPLWDSFGRLVQPLASARPWMVTEGNHEVEALPVVGFAPFVAYNARWRMPHDESGSASNLYYSFDMAGGAAHVVMLGSYAEFEKGSEQYAWLERDLAGVDRRKTPWLLVLLHAPWYNTNQAHQGEGEAMRAAMETLLYEARVDVVFSGHVHAYERFTRIYDNEADSRGPMFITIGDGGNREGLALEFLKDHKSAHMSVFREASFGHGRLRIVNETSAVWTWHRNDDECATVRDEVWLESLASPKLSKPTAGRHDEEL; the protein is encoded by the exons ATGTGCGCGGCATTCCGCGTGGCCGCGTCGCTCATCCGCGTTCTATACCACGTCGCGGCCGGTAGCGTCCTCGGCGTGGCCAGGGTCCTCTTCGCGGCGGCCAACGAGCGGTGCCTGCGGTGCATGAGCCAGGCGGCGCTCGGGCGCAGCGTCACCGGCACCTTCTGCGGGGACTTGTTGGTGGGAGCTATGGCGCAATCGTGGAGGGTGCTCATGCAGGGGCTCACGTCGCTGGTGTTTCTCTGCGCGCGCGCCGACGAGTACGTCCGGCCGCCGCCCAGCCCGCTTGTGCTGACGGCGCACGACAAGCCGGCGGCTCATCCTCAGCAG GTGCATATTTCAACAGTCGGAAGCGACAGAATGAGGATTTCATGGGTCACTGACGACCGGAACGCGCCGTCGGTGGTGGAGTACGGCAAATCTCGCGGCAACTACACGGTGTCGACGACGGGCGGTCACGCGACGTACCGATACTTCTTCTACAAGTCCGGCGCGATCCACCACGTCACGATCGGCCCGCTGTCGCCCAGCACGACCTACCACTACCGGTGCGGCAAGGCCGGCGACGAGTTcaccctcaggacccctccggcgtCCCTCCCCATCGAGCTCGTCGTCATCGGCGACCTCGGCCAGACCGGCTGGACCGCGTCGACGCTGTCGCACATCGGCGGTGCGGACTACGACATGCTGCTGCTCCCGGGCGACCTGTCGTACGCCGACACGCAGCAGCCGTTGTGGGACTCGTTCGGGCGCCTGGTGCAGCCGCTGGCGAGCGCGCGGCCGTGGATGGTGACGGAGGGCAACCACGAGGTGGAGGCGCTCCCCGTCGTGGGCTTCGCGCCCTTCGTCGCATACAATGCGCGGTGGCGCATGCCGCACGACGAGAGCGGCTCCGCCTCCAACCTCTACTACTCcttcgacatggccggcggcgcggCCCACGTCGTGATGCTGGGATCCTACGCGGAGTTCGAGAAAGGGTCGGAGCAGTACGCGTGGCTGGAGCGGGACCTCGCCGGCGTGGACCGGCGGAAGACGCCGTGGCTGCTGGTCCTGCTGCACGCGCCATGGTACAACACCAATCAGGCGCACCAGGGGGAGGGCGAGGCGATGCGCGCCGCCATGGAGACGCTCCTCTACGAGGCCCGCGTCGACGTCGTCTTCTCCGGGCACGTCCACGCCTACGAGCGATTC ACGAGGATCTACGACAACGAGGCCGACAGCCGGGGCCCGATGTTCATCACCATTGGCGACGGCGGCAACAGGGAAGGGCTTGCTCTCGA GTTCCTCAAGGATCACAAGTCAGCGCACATGTCGGTGTTCCGGGAGGCGAGCTTCGGGCACGGTCGGTTGAGAATCGTCAACGAGACGAGCGCCGTTTGGACGTGGCACCGCAACGACGACGAATGCGCCACCGTCCGCGACGAGGTCTGGCTGGAGAGCCTGGCTAGTCCAAAACTCTCCAAGCCAACTGCCGGTCGTCACGACGAGGAGTTGTAG